A genome region from Glycine max cultivar Williams 82 chromosome 5, Glycine_max_v4.0, whole genome shotgun sequence includes the following:
- the LOC102664033 gene encoding uncharacterized protein encodes MVHLVIHLAHEARVGGPVHYRWMYPIERFLLTLKSFVRNRAHPEGSIAEGYLAHECLIFCSRYLSRVETHFNQFARNDDSCFVENVSVLNPRGRPLGRKKQVGFNVKKRKRASRISLDKKALVQAHRYVLFNSNNVDHFRKAHTDLIKRQNRRLSPYEVDKIHSKEFPDWFRERVARLEEQDSTLVTNDIKWLARGPLEIVRRYSGYIVNGVRFHTKTRERCLKTQNSGIVVTVKTLSYASSRDKNPKEGEIHYYGALTDIIQLDYSGKYKAILFKCDWVDINRGCKIDNFGMTLVNFNYLQHTGNDICDDPFVFASQAKKVFYVENKTQNGWLVVVHAKIRDVYDMGDEQSNGTDQGNEQVLQEINHNDLIRPEADDSDDIIEVTIPMENILPHNKDDNYIDDDESDADFF; translated from the exons ATGGTACATTTGGTAATCCATTTGGCACATGAAGCAAGAGTTGGAGGTCCTGTACATTACCGATGGATGTATCCTATTGAAAG gttCCTTTTGACTCTAAAGTCATTTGTTCGTAATCGAGCACATCCAGAAGGATCTATTGCAGAAGGATATTTAGCTCATGAATGCTTGATATTTTGTTCAAGATATCTATCTAGGGTGGAGActcattttaatcaatttgctcgaaatgatgactcatgttttGTGGAAAATGTAAGTGTTTTAAATCCTAGAGGTAGACCATTGGGGAGAAAGAAGCAAGTTGGATTCAAtgtgaagaagagaaaaagagctTCTCGGATTTCTCTTGATAAGAAAGCATTGGTTCAAGCACATAGATATGTGCTTTTCAATAGCAACAATGTTGACCACTTTCGAaa AGCCCATACTGATCTTATCAAGAGACAAAATCGTCGATTATCTCCATATGAAGTTGACAAAATTCATAGTAAAGAATTTCCAGATTGGTTCCGTGAAAGA GTTGCTCGATTGGAAGAGCAAGACAGCACTCTAGTGACAAATGATATCAAGTGGTTAGCTCGTGGTCCACTAGAAATAGTGAGAAGATATAGCGGGTACATTGTTAATGGAGTTAGATTTCATACAAAGACACGTGAAAGGTGCTTGAAGACTCAAAACAGTGGCATTGTTGTAACTGTTAAGACATTAAGTTATGCCAGTTCAAGAGATAAAAACCCAAAGGAGGGAGAAATCCACTACTATGGTGCACTAACAGATATAATTCAATTGGATTATTCTGGAAAATATAAGGCTATACTTTTCAAGTGTGATTGGGTTGATATAAACAGGGGTTGCAAAATTGATAACTTCGGTAtgacattagtgaatttcaattatttgCAACATACAGGGAATGATATATGTGACGATCCATTTGTTTTTGCATCTCAAGCTAAGAAAGTATTTTATGTGGAGAATAAAACACAAAATGGTTGGCTTGTTGTTGTGCATGCTAAAATCAGAGATGTATATGATATGGGTGATGAGCAATCCAATGGCACGGATCAAGGGAATGAACAAGTCTTACAAGAGATAAATCATAATGATTTGATCAGACCAGAAGCCGATGATAGTGATGATATCATTGAAGTTACAATACCTATGGAGAACATTTTACCACATAACAAGGATGATAATTATATAGATGATGATGAGAGCGATGCAGActtcttttga
- the LOC102664163 gene encoding uncharacterized protein isoform X2, with the protein MGKRRKLNIIQNDGQSQAKEQSIESSTEVNQNNNSILEENAQFEEEQHIQEDSHVQSHTSLESASESSTKDKKRTRGYTHMLDVWDLPDGEFILVEVDHWGNPMGWEGKTLLNAIGSLVRRHQCAPINFLSWKDMPKDYITDMVELIQSKFRFVPELTEQTKKILIDDMSLKWRQFKYELKSKGYDESKTKEEMIAHIPDPRVDPSQYRDLVHYWCSEKGQKISNINKRSRSKYEDLHCMGTNNLPRRIHEMTTKAKGVQPSRAEIYIDTRTRKDGSIITEKTTIVIDELKKKMVEAESSQNLESTQDSTDWTNDIYSKVKGPEKRGRVRCLGKLPHQASSSQSSYTNNRIQKLENLLGNLVAVLKVRFAEDPQINQVLEDIDQEPSRNWTLL; encoded by the exons ATGGGAAAGCGCAGAAAGTTGAATATCATTCAGAATGATGGTCAATCACAAGCAAAAGAGCAATCAATTGAAAGCTCTACTGAAGTGaaccaaaataacaactctatacTTGAAGAAAATGCACAATTTGAAGAAG AACAACACATACAAGAAGATAGTCATGTTCAGTCTCATACTTCTCTTGAAAGTGCAAGTGAAAGTTCAACTAAAG ATAAAAAGAGAACTAGAGGTTATACACATATGCTAGATGTGTGGGACTTGCCAGATGGAGAATTCATACTTGTTGAAGTAGATCATTGGGGCAATCCTATGGGTTGGGAAGGGAAAACTCTACTGAATGCAATTGGGAGCTTGGTAAGGAGACACCAATGTGCTCCTATCAATTTTCTTAGCTGGAAAGACATGCCTAAGGACTATATTACTGACATGGTTGAATTAATTCAG AGTAAGTTTCGATTTGTTCCTGAATTAACTgaacaaacaaagaaaatattgattgatGACATGAGTCTGAaatggaggcaatttaaataTGAACTGAAATCAAAAGGATATGATGAGAGCAAAACTAAGGAGGAAATGATTGCTCACATCCCAGATCCAAGGGTTGATCCTTCTCAATATCGTGATTTAGTACATTATTGGTGTTCTGAGAAAGGACAG AAAATAAGCAACATCAACAAAAGGAGCCGCTCAAAATATGAGGACTTGCATTGCATGGGAACCAATAATCTTCCAAGACGGATTCATGAGATG ACTACAAAGGCTAAGGGAGTGCAACCTTCTAGGGCAGAAATTTATATTGACACTCGAACTCGAAAAGATGGAAGCATTATTACTGAAAAGACTACTATTGTAatt GatgaactaaaaaagaaaatggttgaAGCAGAGAGTTCGCAAAATTTAGAAAGCACTCAAGATTCTACTGATTGGACAAATGATATATATTCAAAAGTCAAAGGACCTGAAAAAAGAGGACGTGTGCGTTGTCTTGGCAAGCTTCCACATCAAGCAAGTTCATCTCAAAGCTCTTATACAAACAATAGAATTCAAAAGTTGGAGAATTTGCTTGGAAACCTTGTAGCTGTGCTTAAAGTACGATTTGCAGAAGATCCACAAATTAATCAAGTCTTAGAAGATATAGATCAAGAG CCCTCGCGCAATTGGACCCTTCTTTAG
- the LOC102664163 gene encoding uncharacterized protein isoform X1, which yields MGKRRKLNIIQNDGQSQAKEQSIESSTEVNQNNNSILEENAQFEEEQHIQEDSHVQSHTSLESASESSTKDKKRTRGYTHMLDVWDLPDGEFILVEVDHWGNPMGWEGKTLLNAIGSLVRRHQCAPINFLSWKDMPKDYITDMVELIQSKFRFVPELTEQTKKILIDDMSLKWRQFKYELKSKGYDESKTKEEMIAHIPDPRVDPSQYRDLVHYWCSEKGQKISNINKRSRSKYEDLHCMGTNNLPRRIHEMTTKAKGVQPSRAEIYIDTRTRKDGSIITEKTTIVIDELKKKMVEAESSQNLESTQDSTDWTNDIYSKVKGPEKRGRVRCLGKLPHQASSSQSSYTNNRIQKLENLLGNLVAVLKVRFAEDPQINQVLEDIDQEASWSCYNLLLLREKGRSMPSL from the exons ATGGGAAAGCGCAGAAAGTTGAATATCATTCAGAATGATGGTCAATCACAAGCAAAAGAGCAATCAATTGAAAGCTCTACTGAAGTGaaccaaaataacaactctatacTTGAAGAAAATGCACAATTTGAAGAAG AACAACACATACAAGAAGATAGTCATGTTCAGTCTCATACTTCTCTTGAAAGTGCAAGTGAAAGTTCAACTAAAG ATAAAAAGAGAACTAGAGGTTATACACATATGCTAGATGTGTGGGACTTGCCAGATGGAGAATTCATACTTGTTGAAGTAGATCATTGGGGCAATCCTATGGGTTGGGAAGGGAAAACTCTACTGAATGCAATTGGGAGCTTGGTAAGGAGACACCAATGTGCTCCTATCAATTTTCTTAGCTGGAAAGACATGCCTAAGGACTATATTACTGACATGGTTGAATTAATTCAG AGTAAGTTTCGATTTGTTCCTGAATTAACTgaacaaacaaagaaaatattgattgatGACATGAGTCTGAaatggaggcaatttaaataTGAACTGAAATCAAAAGGATATGATGAGAGCAAAACTAAGGAGGAAATGATTGCTCACATCCCAGATCCAAGGGTTGATCCTTCTCAATATCGTGATTTAGTACATTATTGGTGTTCTGAGAAAGGACAG AAAATAAGCAACATCAACAAAAGGAGCCGCTCAAAATATGAGGACTTGCATTGCATGGGAACCAATAATCTTCCAAGACGGATTCATGAGATG ACTACAAAGGCTAAGGGAGTGCAACCTTCTAGGGCAGAAATTTATATTGACACTCGAACTCGAAAAGATGGAAGCATTATTACTGAAAAGACTACTATTGTAatt GatgaactaaaaaagaaaatggttgaAGCAGAGAGTTCGCAAAATTTAGAAAGCACTCAAGATTCTACTGATTGGACAAATGATATATATTCAAAAGTCAAAGGACCTGAAAAAAGAGGACGTGTGCGTTGTCTTGGCAAGCTTCCACATCAAGCAAGTTCATCTCAAAGCTCTTATACAAACAATAGAATTCAAAAGTTGGAGAATTTGCTTGGAAACCTTGTAGCTGTGCTTAAAGTACGATTTGCAGAAGATCCACAAATTAATCAAGTCTTAGAAGATATAGATCAAGAG GCTTCATGGAGTTGCTATAATTTGTTGCTTCTGAGAGAAAAAGGTAGGAGCATGCCAAGCTTATGA
- the LOC102664163 gene encoding uncharacterized protein isoform X3, which yields MGKRRKLNIIQNDGQSQAKEQSIESSTEVNQNNNSILEENAQFEEEQHIQEDSHVQSHTSLESASESSTKDKKRTRGYTHMLDVWDLPDGEFILVEVDHWGNPMGWEGKTLLNAIGSLVRRHQCAPINFLSWKDMPKDYITDMVELIQSKFRFVPELTEQTKKILIDDMSLKWRQFKYELKSKGYDESKTKEEMIAHIPDPRVDPSQYRDLVHYWCSEKGQKISNINKRSRSKYEDLHCMGTNNLPRRIHEMDELKKKMVEAESSQNLESTQDSTDWTNDIYSKVKGPEKRGRVRCLGKLPHQASSSQSSYTNNRIQKLENLLGNLVAVLKVRFAEDPQINQVLEDIDQEASWSCYNLLLLREKGRSMPSL from the exons ATGGGAAAGCGCAGAAAGTTGAATATCATTCAGAATGATGGTCAATCACAAGCAAAAGAGCAATCAATTGAAAGCTCTACTGAAGTGaaccaaaataacaactctatacTTGAAGAAAATGCACAATTTGAAGAAG AACAACACATACAAGAAGATAGTCATGTTCAGTCTCATACTTCTCTTGAAAGTGCAAGTGAAAGTTCAACTAAAG ATAAAAAGAGAACTAGAGGTTATACACATATGCTAGATGTGTGGGACTTGCCAGATGGAGAATTCATACTTGTTGAAGTAGATCATTGGGGCAATCCTATGGGTTGGGAAGGGAAAACTCTACTGAATGCAATTGGGAGCTTGGTAAGGAGACACCAATGTGCTCCTATCAATTTTCTTAGCTGGAAAGACATGCCTAAGGACTATATTACTGACATGGTTGAATTAATTCAG AGTAAGTTTCGATTTGTTCCTGAATTAACTgaacaaacaaagaaaatattgattgatGACATGAGTCTGAaatggaggcaatttaaataTGAACTGAAATCAAAAGGATATGATGAGAGCAAAACTAAGGAGGAAATGATTGCTCACATCCCAGATCCAAGGGTTGATCCTTCTCAATATCGTGATTTAGTACATTATTGGTGTTCTGAGAAAGGACAG AAAATAAGCAACATCAACAAAAGGAGCCGCTCAAAATATGAGGACTTGCATTGCATGGGAACCAATAATCTTCCAAGACGGATTCATGAGATG GatgaactaaaaaagaaaatggttgaAGCAGAGAGTTCGCAAAATTTAGAAAGCACTCAAGATTCTACTGATTGGACAAATGATATATATTCAAAAGTCAAAGGACCTGAAAAAAGAGGACGTGTGCGTTGTCTTGGCAAGCTTCCACATCAAGCAAGTTCATCTCAAAGCTCTTATACAAACAATAGAATTCAAAAGTTGGAGAATTTGCTTGGAAACCTTGTAGCTGTGCTTAAAGTACGATTTGCAGAAGATCCACAAATTAATCAAGTCTTAGAAGATATAGATCAAGAG GCTTCATGGAGTTGCTATAATTTGTTGCTTCTGAGAGAAAAAGGTAGGAGCATGCCAAGCTTATGA
- the LOC102664163 gene encoding uncharacterized protein isoform X4, with protein MGKRRKLNIIQNDGQSQAKEQSIESSTEVNQNNNSILEENAQFEEEQHIQEDSHVQSHTSLESASESSTKDKKRTRGYTHMLDVWDLPDGEFILVEVDHWGNPMGWEGKTLLNAIGSLVRRHQCAPINFLSWKDMPKDYITDMVELIQKISNINKRSRSKYEDLHCMGTNNLPRRIHEMTTKAKGVQPSRAEIYIDTRTRKDGSIITEKTTIVIDELKKKMVEAESSQNLESTQDSTDWTNDIYSKVKGPEKRGRVRCLGKLPHQASSSQSSYTNNRIQKLENLLGNLVAVLKVRFAEDPQINQVLEDIDQEASWSCYNLLLLREKGRSMPSL; from the exons ATGGGAAAGCGCAGAAAGTTGAATATCATTCAGAATGATGGTCAATCACAAGCAAAAGAGCAATCAATTGAAAGCTCTACTGAAGTGaaccaaaataacaactctatacTTGAAGAAAATGCACAATTTGAAGAAG AACAACACATACAAGAAGATAGTCATGTTCAGTCTCATACTTCTCTTGAAAGTGCAAGTGAAAGTTCAACTAAAG ATAAAAAGAGAACTAGAGGTTATACACATATGCTAGATGTGTGGGACTTGCCAGATGGAGAATTCATACTTGTTGAAGTAGATCATTGGGGCAATCCTATGGGTTGGGAAGGGAAAACTCTACTGAATGCAATTGGGAGCTTGGTAAGGAGACACCAATGTGCTCCTATCAATTTTCTTAGCTGGAAAGACATGCCTAAGGACTATATTACTGACATGGTTGAATTAATTCAG AAAATAAGCAACATCAACAAAAGGAGCCGCTCAAAATATGAGGACTTGCATTGCATGGGAACCAATAATCTTCCAAGACGGATTCATGAGATG ACTACAAAGGCTAAGGGAGTGCAACCTTCTAGGGCAGAAATTTATATTGACACTCGAACTCGAAAAGATGGAAGCATTATTACTGAAAAGACTACTATTGTAatt GatgaactaaaaaagaaaatggttgaAGCAGAGAGTTCGCAAAATTTAGAAAGCACTCAAGATTCTACTGATTGGACAAATGATATATATTCAAAAGTCAAAGGACCTGAAAAAAGAGGACGTGTGCGTTGTCTTGGCAAGCTTCCACATCAAGCAAGTTCATCTCAAAGCTCTTATACAAACAATAGAATTCAAAAGTTGGAGAATTTGCTTGGAAACCTTGTAGCTGTGCTTAAAGTACGATTTGCAGAAGATCCACAAATTAATCAAGTCTTAGAAGATATAGATCAAGAG GCTTCATGGAGTTGCTATAATTTGTTGCTTCTGAGAGAAAAAGGTAGGAGCATGCCAAGCTTATGA